Proteins from one Ahaetulla prasina isolate Xishuangbanna chromosome 2, ASM2864084v1, whole genome shotgun sequence genomic window:
- the THOC3 gene encoding THO complex subunit 3 produces MAVSAYVKDMQEKFRANTRSREFPAHGAKVHSVAWSCCGHRLASGSFDKTASVFVLDKDRLVKENNYRGHGDSVDQLCWHPSNPDLFVTASGDKTIRIWDVRTTKCIDTVNTKGENINICWSPDGQTIAVGNKDDVVTFIDAKTHRSKAEEQFKFEVNEISWNNDNNMFFLTNGNGCINILSYPELKPIQSINAHPSNCICIKFDPTGKYFATGSADALVSLWDVDELVCVRCFSRLDWPVRTLSFSCDGKMLASASEDHFIDIAEVETGEKLWEVQCESPTFTVAWHPKHPLLAYACDDKDGKYDNSREAGTVKLFGHANDS; encoded by the exons ATGGCTGTTTCTGCTTACGTGAAGGACATGCAGGAGAAGTTCCGGGCTAACACGCGGAGCCGCGAATTCCCTGCGCATGGGGCCAAGGTCCACTCGGTGGCCTGGAGCTGCTGCGGCCACCGTCTAGCCTCCGGCTCTTTCGACAAGACCGCCAGCGTCTTCGTGTTGGATAAAGACCGGCTG GTCAAGGAAAACAATTACCGTGGTCATGGAGATAGTGTGGATCAGTTGTGTTGGCATCCTAGTAACCCAGATCTATTTGTTACAGCATCTGGTGATAAAACCATTCGTATATGGGATGTTCGAACCACTAAGTGCATTGACACAGTGAATACAAAAG GGGAAAACATTAACATCTGCTGGAGCCCTGATGGCCAGACTATTGCAGTAGGGAATAAAGATGATGTTGTCACATTCATTGATGCTAAGACACATCGGTCCAAAGCTGAAGAGCAATTCAAGTTTGAGGTGAATGAGATATCTTGGAACAATGACAACAACATGTTTTTCCTCACCAATGGCAACGGATGTATCAACATCCTCAG TTACCCAGAGCTGAAACCCATTCAGTCAATTAATGCCCACCCCTCAAATTGCATTTGTATCAAGTTTGATCCAACGGGCAAGTATTTTGCTACTGGAAGTGCTGATGCATTGGTTAGTCTCTGGGATGTGGATGAGCTGGTATGTGTACGATGCTTTTCTAG ACTTGATTGGCCTGTCAGGACTTTAAGCTTTAGCTGTGATGGCAAGATGCTGGCTTCAGCCTCTGAAGATCACTTCATTGATATTGCTGAAGTAGAAACTG gggagAAGCTCTGGGAAGTACAGTGCGAGTCCCCAACCTTCACAGTTGCTTGGCATCCAAAACACCCGCTATTAGCCTACGCTTGTGATGATAAAGATGGCAAATATGATAACAGTAGAGAAGCGGGCACTGTGAAGCTCTTTGGTCACGCCAATGACTCTTAG